One window of Papaver somniferum cultivar HN1 chromosome 9, ASM357369v1, whole genome shotgun sequence genomic DNA carries:
- the LOC113313527 gene encoding syntaxin-related protein KNOLLE-like: MNDLMTKSFANYVDLKKAALKDLEAGPDFDNVEMSGNPQMDPNFSDFLAEAEKVKEEMSLIRDILGTIQEAHEESKSLHKSDALKAVRHRINTDILNVLKKAKVIRSRIEDLDRATVANRRLSGYAAGTPLDRARTSVTNGLRQKLKVLMMEFQDLRQKIMSEHKDTIGRRYFTVTGEYPEEEVIEKIISNNGGEDFLQKAVQEHGKGKVLETVVEIKDRHEAAKEIEKSLLELHQVFLDMAVMVEAQGDQIDNIEHHVTNAAQYVKDGSKELHQAKGYQRSSRKCMCIGLVLLLILILIIVIPIVTSFKSS; this comes from the coding sequence ATGAATGATCTTATGACCAAATCATTCGCAAACTATGTTGATCTAAAGAAAGCAGCATTGAAAGATTTAGAAGCTGGTCCTGATTTTGATAATGTTGAGATGTCTGGAAATCCTCAAATGGATCCCAACTTTAGTGACTTCTTAGCTGAAGCAGAGAAAGTGAAAGAGGAGATGTCTTTGATTAGAGACATTTTGGGTACAATCCAGGAAGCCCATGAGGAGAGCAAGTCCTTGCACAAATCTGATGCTCTCAAGGCTGTTAGACACCGCATCAATACTGATATCTTGAATGTTTTGAAGAAGGCAAAAGTTATTCGTTCTCGCATTGAGGATTTGGACAGGGCTACTGTAGCAAATCGAAGGTTGTCAGGTTATGCAGCTGGAACACCTCTTGACAGAGCAAGAACTTCAGTTACAAATGGACTTAGACAGAAGTTGAAAGTGTTGATGATGGAATTCCAGGATTTGAGACAGAAAATTATGTCTGAGCACAAGGACACAATTGGGAGAAGGTATTTCACGGTTACCGGAGAGTACCCAGAGGAGGAAGTGATTGAGAAGATCATATCTAACAATGGTGGAGAGGATTTCTTGCAGAAAGCAGTTCAGGAGCATGGAAAAGGGAAAGTCCTTGAAACTGTTGTGGAGATTAAAGATAGACATGAGGCTGCTAAAGAGATTGAGAAGAGTCTATTGGAGCTTCACCAGGTGTTCTTGGATATGGCAGTGATGGTGGAAGCTCAAGGTGACCAGATCGACAACATCGAGCACCATGTCACTAACGCTGCACAGTACGTGAAGGACGGCAGCAAGGAGCTTCACCAGGCCAAGGGTTATCAGAGAAGCAGCAGAAAGTGTATGTGCATCGGTTTGGTATTACTTCTCATCCTTATTCTTATCATCGTTATCCCCATTGTCACCAGTTTCAAGAGCTCCTAG